A window of Lentibacillus sp. Marseille-P4043 contains these coding sequences:
- a CDS encoding DNA cytosine methyltransferase: MLYQFKDIYSDQKAKKAYINEIIEIFNILKLTVPSREQLNEPQMSLEGLGGIQQLIKIGIINSEKEMTELKNIINKNCKFSFDEFFQYIKDLDQKYNTEQIDCKSCPINSYCESYRKLIIKEEEKHSNKPTLMDLFCGAGGMSLGFKQEGFRISFANDIEQCCIDTYIHNHPEVPKKYIFQNDINNIIPDIKKYVRYSTTDVIIGGPPCQGFSNANRQRIIDDPRNKLYKAFVQIVNKIQPKFFVMENVAGMKTVATQVVEDFKSIGYDVTFDILNSYDFGVPQNRKRLIFIGNRMGVNNEKAFEEIKELNKHKNKHVLEDAISNLRPLTASRIKNSTELDTEEHGRKVDYNPFFEIESDYQLLINNCTDSIPYVFNHKARYNNDRDIEIFGRLHQGNKSDDPKIADIMPYQSRNNIFKDKYYKLENNKPSKTITAHMKFDCNMYIHPTQARGLTPREAARIQTYPDYYMFKGPYTKTYMQIGNSVPPLMSRGIAEVLKKYI; the protein is encoded by the coding sequence CTCCGATCAAAAAGCTAAAAAGGCATATATCAATGAAATTATAGAGATATTCAATATTCTAAAATTAACTGTTCCTTCGAGAGAACAATTAAATGAACCTCAAATGTCACTCGAGGGCTTAGGTGGAATACAACAACTTATTAAAATCGGAATTATAAACTCAGAGAAAGAAATGACTGAACTAAAAAATATCATAAATAAGAATTGCAAGTTTTCCTTTGATGAATTTTTTCAATATATTAAAGATCTAGATCAGAAATATAACACTGAACAAATTGACTGCAAAAGTTGTCCAATCAATAGTTATTGTGAATCTTACAGGAAACTTATTATTAAAGAAGAAGAAAAACATTCTAATAAACCTACCCTTATGGATTTATTTTGTGGTGCCGGCGGAATGTCACTCGGATTTAAACAAGAAGGATTCCGTATATCATTCGCTAATGATATAGAGCAATGTTGTATAGATACTTATATCCACAACCATCCAGAGGTACCGAAAAAGTATATCTTTCAAAACGATATTAATAATATTATCCCTGATATTAAAAAATATGTTAGATATTCAACTACAGATGTGATTATTGGTGGTCCCCCATGTCAAGGATTCAGTAATGCGAATCGTCAAAGAATCATTGACGATCCAAGAAATAAATTGTATAAGGCCTTTGTACAAATAGTAAATAAAATACAACCAAAGTTTTTTGTAATGGAAAACGTGGCTGGAATGAAGACAGTTGCTACTCAAGTAGTGGAAGATTTTAAAAGTATTGGATATGATGTCACTTTTGATATTCTTAATTCATATGATTTTGGGGTACCTCAAAATAGGAAAAGGTTAATTTTTATAGGAAATAGGATGGGAGTCAATAATGAAAAGGCTTTTGAGGAAATCAAAGAGTTAAATAAACACAAAAATAAGCATGTTCTAGAAGATGCAATTTCGAACCTTAGACCTTTAACAGCCTCAAGAATAAAAAATTCAACTGAGTTAGACACAGAAGAGCATGGCAGAAAAGTAGACTATAATCCATTTTTTGAGATTGAATCAGACTATCAATTGTTAATTAATAACTGTACTGATTCGATACCATATGTTTTCAATCACAAGGCACGGTACAACAATGACCGAGACATTGAGATATTTGGCCGCCTACATCAAGGGAATAAGTCGGATGATCCTAAAATTGCCGATATTATGCCTTATCAAAGCAGAAATAATATATTTAAAGATAAGTACTATAAGTTAGAAAATAATAAGCCGAGCAAAACTATCACAGCTCATATGAAATTTGATTGCAATATGTATATACATCCTACTCAAGCCAGAGGTCTTACACCCAGAGAGGCTGCCCGAATACAAACATATCCTGATTATTACATGTTTAAAGGCCCTTATACCAAGACTTATATGCAAATTGGCAATTCTGTTCCACCGTTAATGAGTAGAGGAATTGCAGAAGTTTTAAAGAAATATATTTAA